Proteins from a single region of Xenopus laevis strain J_2021 chromosome 9_10S, Xenopus_laevis_v10.1, whole genome shotgun sequence:
- the pttg1ip.1.S gene encoding pituitary tumor-transforming gene 1 protein-interacting protein — protein sequence MELEHCVSLSVCLVLGLATAMAADTECSLMNNTSCDKCLQNVKCLWCNTDSKCVDYPVKNVLPLSSLCKLQDARWGVCWVNFEAMIITMSVIGGTLILSLVICCCCCCRKKKPRNTSLEDERAFRQQEQRQAHQEERRAEMKTRYDEIRKKYGLYKEDNPYSKFDS from the exons ATGGAGCTGGAGCACTGCGTGAGTTTGTCAGTGTGCTTGGTGCTCGGTCTGGCAACAGCCATGGCGGCGGACACAG aatgctccCTAATGAACAACACAAGCTGTGATAAATGCCTGCAGAATGTCAAG TGTCTTTGGTGCAATACAGATTCTAAGTGTGTGGATTATCCAGTTAAGAATGTCCTTCCTCTGTCATCACTGTGTAAACTGCAGGATGCCCGCTGGGGAGTTTGTTGGG TGAATTTTGAAGCCATGATTATCACTATGTCTGTTATTGGTGGAACCCTTATTCTCTCTCTGGTCATTTGCTGTTGCTGTTGCTGCAGAAAGAAGAAGCCAAGAAA tacTAGCCTGGAGGATGAAAGGGCATTTAGACAACAAGAGCAAAGGCAAGCCCATCAGGAGGAAAG gaGGGCTGAAATGAAGACTCGCTATGATGAAATAAGGAAGAAATATG GTTTATATAAAGAAGATAACCCTTATTCCAAGTTTGACAGTTAG